In Strigops habroptila isolate Jane chromosome 14, bStrHab1.2.pri, whole genome shotgun sequence, one genomic interval encodes:
- the LRRC59 gene encoding leucine-rich repeat-containing protein 59 — translation MSRGGGKGPSLKDKLDGNELDLSLCDLNEVPVRELAALPKATVLDLSCNNLISLPSDFCSLMHLVKLDLSKNRLQQLPLDFGRLVNLQHLDLLNNRLVTLPVSFAQLKNLKWLDLKDNPLDPVLAKVAGDCLDEKQCKQAAVKVLQHMKAIQSEQDRQRQRKLQAEREMEKKREAEQRAKEAQERELRKREKAEEKERRRREYDAQKAAKQEVEKKTKKETVQTRKPASSSRPPQPPRHKHSWSRSVLRILLFLLLCVLCVLATCKLTELQRQPLCVSVNTLYEDVVAALQNHKTLQNMLQQNSQ, via the exons ATGTCGCGGGGCGGCGGGAAGGGGCCGAGCCTGAAGGATAAACTAGATGGCAACGAGCTGGACCTGAGCCTCTGTGACCTGAACGAGGTGCCGGTCCGGGAGCTG gCTGCTCTTCCAAAAGCCACTGTGTTGGATTTGTCCTGTAACAACCTCATTTCCTTGCCG tCAGACTTCTGCAGTTTGATGCATCTGGTGAAACTGGATTTGAGTAAGAATCGGCTTCAGCAGCTGCCCTTGGACTTTGGGCGCCTGGTCAACCTGCAGCACCTAGACCTCCTGAACAACCGTTTAGTCACCCTGCCAGTCAGCTTTGCACAGCTCAAG AACCTGAAGTGGCTGGATCTGAAGGACAATCCCCTGGATCCTGTCCTGGCTAAAGTAGCAGGAGACTGTCTGGATGAGAAGCAGTGCAAGCAGGCTGCTGTCAAG GTGCTGCAGCACATGAAAGCCATCCAGTCGGAGCAGGATCGACAACGGCAACGGAAGCTCCAAGCAGAGCGAG AGATGGAGAAGAAGCGTGAAGCAGAACAGCGAGCAAAGGAGGCTCAAGAGAGGGAGCTGAGGAAGCGAGAGAAGGCGGAGGAAAAGGAGCGCAGGAGACGGGAGTACGATGCTCAGAAAGCTGCAAAACAGgaggtggaaaagaaaactaaaaaggaaaccGTGCAGACCCGGA AGCCCGCCTCCAGCTCTCGTCCCCCGCAGCCACCCCGGCACAAGCACTCCTGGTCACGGTCGGTGCTCAGAATcctgctctttctgctgctgtgtgtccTCTGTGTTTTGGCCACTTGCAAGCTGACGGAGCTGCAGCGTCAACCTCTGTGTGTCAGCGTGAACACTCTCTACGAGGACGTGGTGGCCGCTctgcaaaaccacaaaaccctgCAAAACATGCTACAACAGAACTCGCAGTAG
- the EME1 gene encoding crossover junction endonuclease EME1: MAESGPRSEGSDEERLPTLASLLQISPSPPCDLGRRRSSPSASKARGAAEVVVVVSSGSDEEEVVPLPERIKRRMEAGNAGFEVSCGSQRSTQDAETPSLCPLPASQSDSTDQPNMPLLSEASPEISPLPKKLNRSQKDRETMCKSWQRRKEREALKRQKEEEKERKRALAKVLKAQRPGECQKYITVVLDPVLLQVEGGEQVLSALQAANYSCLVEDQAVPCSITWRRKAVSFQMGEGDEWTEEPNVLVLLRLEEFLSMAHNYKQEAQGCTEGQKETLQTYVARVMEKMPGKILALAVAEVENYFRLQSKKRQRQAAANGSRDEEQGRRKKKAVKDSGLEITRMDVEEALVDLQLCKQVQVSFFESWEELGEYATMFTKSVAEAPFKRERENTGFSFYLEKAWCGGVKVDRSGKGLLEVWKRQLQQFNRVSLEMAEAIVSAYPSPQLLSQAYIRCSSEQERENMLANIPVRRGDGVTATSRRIGPELSRRVYLQMTSHDPDLYLDITG; encoded by the exons ATGGCGGAAAGCGGTCCGAGGTCTGAGGGGAGCGATGAGGAGCGGTTGCCTACTTTAGCCTCCCTTCTGCAGATATCCCCATCGCCGCCTTGCGATTTGGGTCGCCGGCGGTCCTCGCCTTCTGCCTCTAAAGCGAGGGGCGCGGCAGAGGTGGTTGTGGTAGTGAGCAGTGGGAGCGACGAGGAGGAGGTCGTCCCTCTACCTGAGAGGATCAAAAGGAGGATGGAAGCAGGGAATGCGGGTTTTGAAGTGTCTTGTGGCAGCCAAAGGAGCACGCAAGATGCTGAGACACCCTCCTTGTGCCCGTTGCCAGCCTCTCAGTCTGACTCCACGGACCAGCCTAATATGCCCCTGCTAAGCGAAGCAAGCCCAGAGATATCCCCCCTTCCCAAGAAGCTAAACCGTAGTCAGAAGGATAGAGAGACAATGTGCAAATCgtggcagaggaggaaggagcgaGAAGCGCTAAAGAGgcaaaaggaggaggaaaaagagaggaagagggcCCTTGCCAAGGTGCTGAAAGCTCAGCGGCCAGGGGAGTGCCAGAAATACATAACAGTGGTGCTAGATCCAG TTCTGTTGCAGGTAGAAGGTGGTGAACAGGTCCTTAGTGCTTTGCAGGCTGCAAATTATTCCTGTCTGGTTGAGGATCAGGCTGttccctgcagcatcacctGGAGGAGAAAGGCTGTGTCGTTTCAG ATGGGAGAAGGAGATGAATGGACAGAAGAACCAAATGTCCTGGTTCTGCTTCGCTTGGAGGAGTTTTTGTCCATGGCTCACAACTACAAACAA GAGGCCCAGGGCTGTACAGAAGGACAGAAGGAGACCCTACAGACCTACGTAGCTCGTGTGATGGAGAAAATGCCTGGGAAGATTCTGGCACTGGCTGTTGCCGaagtagaaaattatttcag ACTTCAGTCAAAAAAGAGACAGcgacaagcagcagcaaatggaaGCCGAGATGAGGAACAAGGAAGACgtaaaaaaaaggcagttaagGATTCTGGCCTGGAGATAACCAGAATGGACGTGGAAGAA GCCTTGGTGGACCTGCAGCTGTGCAAACAAGTCCAAGTCAGCTTTTTTGAGAGCTGGGAGGAGCTTGGAGAATATGCCACTATGTTCACAAAATCTGTGGCTGAAGCACCCTTCAA GCGAGAGCGGGAGAACACAGGGTTCTCCTTCTACTTAGAGAAGGCGTGGTGTGGAGGAGTGAAGGTGGATCGTTCCGGAAAGGGTCTCTTGGAAGTTTGGAAGAGACAGTTACAACAGTTTAACCgggtcagcctggagatggCTGAGGCTATTGTGTCCGCCTACCCTTCTCCTCAGCTCCTGAGCCAG GCCTATATCAGGTGCTCCTCAGAGCAGGAGCGGGAGAACATGCTGGCTAACATCCCTGTGCGCCGTGGTGACGGCGTGACAGCCACCTCCCGGCGCATTGGACCAGAGCTCTCCCGACGAGTCTATCTCCAGATGACTTCCCATGATCCTGATCTCTATTTGGATATCACTGGGTAG